AAAACTTTAAATGGTAATGAAATCATTACTGGTGGAAGCATAAACATACCCATGGACATTAATATACTGGATACCACCATATCAATTACTAAGAATGGTATAAAAATAATAAATCCTATACTAAAAGCAGTCTTTAGCTCACTTATTGCAAAAGCAGGTATGATAGTCGTAAGGGTTAAATCCATTGGGTCCTGCACATTATCGCTACCTTGTGCTCTTAAAAATAGCGCCAAGTCTTTTTCCCTAGTCTGATTTAACATAAACTCCTTCATTGGAACTGCAGCAATTTCAAAGGCCTCCTCCTGAGTTATTTCATCAGCAAGAAATGGTTGAATAGCCTCTTCATTTATCTGACTATATATTGGCTGCATTATAAATAAAGTTAAGAATAAAGCTAGTCCAATTAATAGTTGATTTGGAGGTGATTGCTGAGTACCTAGTGCATTTCTAAGAAATGAAAACACCACGATAATTCTAGTAAAACTTGTCGTTAAAATTAGTATCGATGGAGCCAAGGTAAGAACAGTCAATAATATCAGCAGCTTTACGGAATCCACGGTAGTTTCAGGATTATCAGATGGATTAAATAATATATCAGTTAATCCTGTACCGCCTTCTGCAAAAGATGCCTCAGGTATAATTGTTATTGTAATTAGAAGTATGAACAATATTATAATAGCTTTTTTACTCAACTTTTCTTCCTCATTCCAAAATATAAGTTAGCCTTATCCTTTATATCCATAAGGCTATGATTTTCTTTAAATTCCTCTAGGTAGGATTCAACCTCTACCTCATCCAGCTCCTTAAGAATCTTGTTATCCCTGTCAGTAAAACTCATTAAATAATACTTACCACAAATCTGAACAATGCCTACGGCAGAATTATTAAATACATTTGTTCTCTCAATAATCTTAATTATCCTTTGATTTCTAATCATATTCTTATTGAGTAGCTTTAAAAACAAATTAGCCAACACAATTACTATTACTAAAACTATAATAGTTTGTAAAATAGCAAAAATACTATTGGATGATAACATCAGTTATAAATACTCCTTCTACGATTTCACTCTTTAGAGTTTCGTTTATATTTTTAACTAATTCCGCTTTTAGATTAGTAGTCTGGTCATCATCTGAGACCTCTGTATAGGTTTTTGATCTTAGTGTACTTATGATAACGTCTCTTATCTTACTTACATTTGCTTCAATTATTGCACCATTATCTTCATTTGTAAACATAAGTGCCATTGTAACTTTTATATAATGTCTTATACTACCTTCCTGCTTTAAGTTTACAACAAATTCTTCAAGAGG
The DNA window shown above is from Tissierella sp. Yu-01 and carries:
- the fliP gene encoding flagellar type III secretion system pore protein FliP (The bacterial flagellar biogenesis protein FliP forms a type III secretion system (T3SS)-type pore required for flagellar assembly.), with translation MSKKAIIILFILLITITIIPEASFAEGGTGLTDILFNPSDNPETTVDSVKLLILLTVLTLAPSILILTTSFTRIIVVFSFLRNALGTQQSPPNQLLIGLALFLTLFIMQPIYSQINEEAIQPFLADEITQEEAFEIAAVPMKEFMLNQTREKDLALFLRAQGSDNVQDPMDLTLTTIIPAFAISELKTAFSIGFIIFIPFLVIDMVVSSILMSMGMFMLPPVMISLPFKVLLFVLVDGWYLVVESLIESFI
- a CDS encoding flagellar basal body-associated FliL family protein, giving the protein MADIDVSEKKSISKIIIIALLVMILLLTAAILVFVVADNPMGNIVEVFQSNGDEYTVPLEEFVVNLKQEGSIRHYIKVTMALMFTNEDNGAIIEANVSKIRDVIISTLRSKTYTEVSDDDQTTNLKAELVKNINETLKSEIVEGVFITDVIIQ
- a CDS encoding flagellar biosynthetic protein FliO is translated as MLSSNSIFAILQTIIVLVIVIVLANLFLKLLNKNMIRNQRIIKIIERTNVFNNSAVGIVQICGKYYLMSFTDRDNKILKELDEVEVESYLEEFKENHSLMDIKDKANLYFGMRKKS